One Marasmius oreades isolate 03SP1 chromosome 2, whole genome shotgun sequence DNA segment encodes these proteins:
- a CDS encoding uncharacterized protein (BUSCO:EOG09260OQ8), with amino-acid sequence MADLPNLLLASLNPTTRKQAEQNLNALSEQPGFLPHLLQLVLDQSADRAVRLSASVYLKNLVKLRWEEDVQPISEQDKMALRGQLVPAMLALSSPADKSIRAQMAESVALVAELDFPVKWPDLIDQLVASLNTTNSNTILGVLHTAHSIFQPWRAHVRSDQLFTEINLVFEKLMSPFLNLFRQVATTLVKNPNFASTPKEEKAILTQCMILLVEIYHDFTCQDIPPAIEDSHNEFFAGTGWFPMFLEWDPDELRTDPDELTPSLPSQLKKALLEVVELFVKLYPEQLQSSAAIPTLVQSVWSLIRSDKVENVSDDPLVSQSLRFLSTAIRSGHYTQLFTTPETISTLVEGVVIPNVYLRQHELEQFEDDPLEFIRLDLSLGVVGGGAAGMGVSNDGVTRRQAAADVVKALVGTGDGEGEKITTEVVGKWIGKGLDGYKTAGQGQDSEGWKHKDSAIYLLTALATRGGTSQHGVTSTNALVDVVKFFSDHVFQDLQVENSGSVHPILQVDAIRFLYTFRNQLTKSQLLGVLPLLARHLESDNYVTYTYAAIAIERVLAIRGSGTGQSQMLFTYSDIHDFASGLINALLSKIEGSATPEKAAENDHLMKCIMRIIVTARQTLTPGYEPLLNRLVAIVAVISRNPSNPKFDQYIFESISALMRFVVNRSNNTLNVFEQQLFGQFTNILQNDIEQYIPYTFQILAQMLSLHDVNTIPGPYESLLSFLLRPSVWAQKGSIPGLVRLLKAYLRRDVKKMVANGQLASILGLVQQRLIPSKINDVWGIELLMAVVTYVDPNDLNQFFRPILMTLLTRMHTSKTDNFVYLFSKFLLYTMALNVEGLGPDYVISGVEGIQSGLWLQIVNNFVITQFDKITPKDKKLAEVGMVRMLFRSESFLQSPSVQAWPIAFTSLIKLFGPVNNLKDVKSSGPSGDDDDAFVAMTAIDEEEQSAGYQAAYSRLAAAESSETDPLSYVTDTQKFLGEEMVRFSKSDGGVRLKTLLAQVDPNVAGPVVQSLAGAGYSI; translated from the exons ATGGCAGATCTCCCAAATCTTCTCCTTGCTTCACTCAATCCGACGACTAGGAAGCAGGCAGAACAGAATCTGAACGCGTTGAGCGAGCAACCAGGCTTTCTTCCGCATCTCCTACAACTTGTCCTGGATCAATCTGCAGATCGCGCCGTTCGTCTTTCAGCAAGTGTTTACCTCAAAAATCTCGTCAAACTGCGGTGGGAGGAGGATGTTCAACCGATCTCAGAGCAGGATAAAATGGCCCTAAGAGGTCAGCTAGTGCCCGCGATGCTCGCGCTCTCCAGCCCTGCAGACAAGTCTATACGCGCTCAAATGGCAGAATCAGTGGCCCTCGTCGCTGAGCTCGACTTCCCTGTAAAGTGGCCAGACTTGATTGAT CAACTAGTGGCATCGCTGAATACAACGAATTCCAACACTATTCTCGGCGTTCTCCATACTGCCCATTCTATATTTCAACCGTGGCGCGCTCATGTTCGTTCCGATCAGCTATTCACAGAAATCAACCTCGTTTTCGAAAAGCTTATGTCACCTTTCCTCAACCTATTCAGACAAGTCGCAACGACACTCGTCAAAAACCCAAATTTTGCGTCCACTCCCAAAGAGGAGAAAGCTATTCTCACTCAATGCATGATTTTGCTCGTGGAGATATATCACGACTTTACATGTCAGGATATTCCGCCCGCGATAGAAGACTCTCACAATGAATTTTTCGCAGGAACTGGGTGGTTCCCTATGTTCCTGGAGTGGGATCCTGACGAGCTTCGAACCGATCCCGACGAATTGACCCCATCGTTACCTTCGCAACTCAAAAAAGCTCttttggaggtggtggag CTATTTGTCAAACTTTACCCTGAGCAACTGCAGTCTTCCGCTGCCATCCCGACACTTGTGCAATCTGTCTGGTCTTTAATACGGTCCGACAAAGTAGAGAACGTCTCTGATGATCCCCTTGTCTCACAATCCTTGCGTTTCCTCTCAACTGCAATTCGCTCCGGTCATTACACCCAACTCTTTACAACTCCAGAGACGATATCGACCTTGGTCGAAGGCGTAGTCATACCTAAT GTCTACCTGAGGCAGCACGAATTAGAGCAGTTTGAGGACGATCCATTAGAATTCATACGGCTGGACCTGTCTCTCGGCGTCGTGGGAGGCGGTGCTGCTGGCATGGGTGTTTCCAACGACGGTGTTACTCGTCGTCAAGCCGCTGCCGACGTTGTAAAGGCTTTGGTCGGCACTGGCGACGGTGAAGGCGAGAAGATTACCACGGAAGTGGTCGGGAAATGGATTGGTAAAGGATTGGACGGTTACAAAACTGCCGGGCAAGGACAGGACAGCGAGGGCTGGAAGCACAAGGATAGCGCTATCTATTTACTCACTGCTCTCGCGACAAGAGGTGGAACCAGCCAGCATGGTGTCACCTCTACGAACGCACTCGTGGACGTCGTCAAATTTTTCTCGGATCATGTATTCCAGGATCTCCAGGTGGAGAACTCTGGATCTGTGCACCCGATTCTGCAAGTCGATGCAATTAGGTTCTTATATACGTTCAGAAATCAG TTGACAAAATCCCAACTTCTCGGTGTTCTTCCACTACTCGCGCGGCACTTGGAATCCGACAACTATGTCACATATACATATGCGGCGATTGCAATTGAACGGGTATTGGCCATTCGGGGTTCAGGTACTGGACAAAGTCAAATGCT GTTCACATACTCCGATATACACGATTTCGCCTCTGGTCTTATCAATGCACTTCTTTCCAAGATTGAAGGGTCAGCGACGCCAGAAAAggcggcagaaaatgatcaTCTCATGAAAT GCATCATGCGCATTATCGTCACCGCCCGTCAGACCCTGACCCCCGGATACGAACCTTTGCTCAATAGACTGGTAGCAATCGTCGCGGTTATCTCAAGGAACCCGAGCAATCCCAAATTCGATCAATATATTTTCGAAAGCATTTCCGCTTTAATGAG ATTTGTAGTGAACAGATCGAACAACACGCTGAATGTTTTCGAGCAGCAGCTGTTTGGGCAATTTACCAATATCCTTCAAAACGATATCGAAC AGTACATTCCCTACACATTCCAAATCCTTGCACAGATGCTATCACTCCACGATGTGAACACCATCCCCGGTCCATATGAATCATTGTTATCTTTCCTTCTCAGACCATCTGTCTGGGCTCAAAAGGGAAGTATTCCCGGTCTAGTCAGATTGCTCAAGGCGTATCTGAGGAGAGATGTCAAAAAAATGGTAGCGAATGGACAGCTGGCAAGTATTCTTGGATTGGTACAACAGAGACTGATACCATCCAAAATTAACGATGTCTGGGGCATCGAATTGCTGATGGCTGTTGTGACTTACGTAGATCC AAATGATTTGAACCAGTTCTTCCGACCGATCCTCATGACATTGCTTACAAGGATGCATACGAGTAAAACAGATAACTTCGTCTATCTGTTCTCCAAATTCTTGCTGTACACCATGGCATTGAACGTGGAAGGTCTTGGTCCGGACTATGTTATCAGTGGAGTTGAAGGAATTCAATCTGG ACTCTGGTTGCAAATTGTTAATAACTTTGTTATAACTCAGTTCGACAAAATTACTCCAAAGGATAAGAAACTAGCCGAGGTGGGGATGGTAAGGATGTTATTTAGGAGTGAGAGCTTCCTCCAATCGCCGTCTGTACAGGCATG GCCAATAGCATTCACATCCCTCATTAAGCTCTTTGGACCGGTAAATAACTTGAAGGATGTTAAGTCATCCGGACCAAgcggcgacgacgacgacgcctTTGTAGCAATGACCGCtattgatgaagaggaacagaGTGCTGGTTATCAAGCTGCATATTCGAGACTGGCGGCAGCAGAATCTTCGGAGACGGACCCTCTCTCGTATGTGACCGACACTCAGAAGTTTCTGGGGGAGGAAATGGTGAGGTTTTCAAAGTCGGATGGTGGGGTCAGGCTGAAGACGCTGTTGGCACAAGTGGATCCAAATGTCGCAGGGCCTGTCGTGCAG